The DNA region CAAAACATGAAAACGTTAAAATATATATTCCTTTCTACTTTATTTATTGCTTTTTATTCCTGTGAGGACGATGACAGCAATACCGTTATGGAAGAACCGCTTCCGGAACTCACCGCCGGATCGGCAGATTTCTCAACTTACGTAGCCGTAGGAAACTCTTTAACTGCAGGGTTTACAGACAATGCCCTTTTTAAGGCTGCACAAGAAAACGCTACTCCTAATATACTGTCACAAAAATTTGCTTTAGCAGGTGGAGGTGATTTTTCATTACCGCTAATGGAAGATAATTTTGGTGGCATTGCCTTTGGCGGTAACAGATTACCCGGTTTTAACCCGAGACTGGTTTTTGGTGGTGCCGGCCCCGTTCCGTTAGAAAGTGTAGTTGGACCAGTAACGGTGACCACCGATCTCACTTCAAACCCAACTGGTCCTTTCAATAATATGGGCGTGCCAGGCGCAAAAAGTTTCCATTTGTTATTTGATGGCTACGGAAATCCTGCTGGCTTACAAACTACACCAGCCACTGCAAACCCTTATTTTGTAAGAATGGCTTCGGCTCCCAATGCCACTATTCTGGGAGATGCCATGGCCCAATCGCCAACCTTCTTCACCCTTTGGATTGGCAATAACGATGTACTGGGTTATGCAACTTCTGGTGGAGATGGTTCAAACCCCATCACTCCCGTAGATGGTCCTCCAGGCGTTGGATTCAGCCAAACTTACGGGGCGCTGGTAACCACATTAATCTCGCAAGGCGCGCAAGGTGTTGTGGCAAACATACCTTATGTAACCGATATCCCGCATTTTACAACCGTCCCACACAACCCCATTCCGCTAGATGCATCAACGGCCACCGCCGTGAATCAAGCTTACGCCGAATATAACGGTGGTATCCAAGCGGCACTAGCTGCTCTTGCAGGCACCGGTTTATTTACCGAAGAAGAAGCCAATTTAAGAATGATTAATTTTTCAGCGGGTGCGGGCAACGCTGTTGTTATTGAAGATGAAAGCTTAACCGATCTTGGTGCTATTAACCCTGCCTTTGCGGCGCTTCCAAAAATCCGTCAAGCTACGGCCGATGATTTATTGGTGCTTACCGCATCATCGTTTATTGGTACGGAAGCCGTTCCCGGAAACTCTTTAACCGTTAATGGTGTTGCTGTTCCTTTGGCCGACAAATGGGTATTGATTCCTAGCGAGCAAGCTGAAATCAAAACAGCCATCGATGCTTTTAATGCCACCATTAAAGCCACAGCAACACAAGCAGGTTTGGCCTTTGTTGATGCCAATGCCTTGCTTAACCAATTAGCAAACGGAGGCATTTCCAGTAATAGTTTCACTTTAAATTCCAGTTTGGTGTTTGGCGCGTTTTCTTTAGATGGTATTCACCCCACTGCGAGAGGCAATGCTTTAATAGCCAACGAATTTATGAAAGCTATTGATGCCACTTACTCCTCTAACTTTGAGGCTTCGGGCAACTTGGTAGACATTGGTAACTACCCTACCAACTACTCGCCAACATTGCAATAAATAAAAGCAGATAAACATTTATATAATACCCTCGAAATGAGGGTGTTTTTTTATTCCAAAAAACCTAGAAAAACAACTTTTATTTTAAATTAAAAGGTATATCTTTGCAGCCGAAAACCAAAACAGTTTTCACACAATTAAATCGCATAATATTAAACAAATAAGTAATGTCTAAAGTTACAGGTAAAGTTGCACAAATAGTAGGTCCGGTTATCGATGTTGAATTCGGTGCGGGTTCTGAACTTCCAAAAATTTACGATTCATTAGAAATTAAAAGACCTGATGGCTCTATTTTAGTATTAGAAGTACAATCCCATATTGGAGAAGATACCGTTCGAACTATCGCAATGGATTCGTCTGATGGTTTAAGCAGAGGCGCAGAAGTTATTGCTACTGGAGCCCCAATACAAATGCCTATCGGCGATGCTGTTTACGGACGTTTATTTAATGTGATTGGTGATGCTATTGACGGATTAGGTGATTTACCAAAAGCTGGTGAAGCTGGTTTGCCTATCCACCGTCAAGCTCCTGCGTTTGATGAATTATCAACTTCTACTGAAGTTTTATTTACCGGTATTAAAGTAATCGACTTGATTGAGCCTTACGCAAAAGGTGGTAAAATTGGATTATTTGGTGGTGCTGGTGTAGGTAAAACAGTATTGATCCAGGAGTTGATCAACAATATTGCTAAAGGTCACGGTGGTTTATCGGTTTTTGCCGGTGTAGGTGAAAGAACTCGTGAAGGAAATGACCTTTTAAGAGAGATGTTGGAATCTGGAATTATCCGTTACGGTGAAGATTTTATGCACTCTATGGAAGAAGGCGGATGGGATTTATCGAAAGTAGATAAATCTAAAATGAAAGAATCGAAAGCGACTTTCGTATTCGGACAGATGAACGAACCTCCTGGAGCACGTGCTCGTGTGGCGCTTTCTGGATTGACTATTGCTGAGTATTTCCGTGATGGTGCTGGCGACGGACAAGGAAAAGATGTACTTTTCTTCGTTGATAACATCTTCCGTT from Tamlana crocina includes:
- a CDS encoding G-D-S-L family lipolytic protein, which codes for MKTLKYIFLSTLFIAFYSCEDDDSNTVMEEPLPELTAGSADFSTYVAVGNSLTAGFTDNALFKAAQENATPNILSQKFALAGGGDFSLPLMEDNFGGIAFGGNRLPGFNPRLVFGGAGPVPLESVVGPVTVTTDLTSNPTGPFNNMGVPGAKSFHLLFDGYGNPAGLQTTPATANPYFVRMASAPNATILGDAMAQSPTFFTLWIGNNDVLGYATSGGDGSNPITPVDGPPGVGFSQTYGALVTTLISQGAQGVVANIPYVTDIPHFTTVPHNPIPLDASTATAVNQAYAEYNGGIQAALAALAGTGLFTEEEANLRMINFSAGAGNAVVIEDESLTDLGAINPAFAALPKIRQATADDLLVLTASSFIGTEAVPGNSLTVNGVAVPLADKWVLIPSEQAEIKTAIDAFNATIKATATQAGLAFVDANALLNQLANGGISSNSFTLNSSLVFGAFSLDGIHPTARGNALIANEFMKAIDATYSSNFEASGNLVDIGNYPTNYSPTLQ
- the atpD gene encoding F0F1 ATP synthase subunit beta, which encodes MSKVTGKVAQIVGPVIDVEFGAGSELPKIYDSLEIKRPDGSILVLEVQSHIGEDTVRTIAMDSSDGLSRGAEVIATGAPIQMPIGDAVYGRLFNVIGDAIDGLGDLPKAGEAGLPIHRQAPAFDELSTSTEVLFTGIKVIDLIEPYAKGGKIGLFGGAGVGKTVLIQELINNIAKGHGGLSVFAGVGERTREGNDLLREMLESGIIRYGEDFMHSMEEGGWDLSKVDKSKMKESKATFVFGQMNEPPGARARVALSGLTIAEYFRDGAGDGQGKDVLFFVDNIFRFTQAGSEVSALLGRMPSAVGYQPTLATEMGAMQERITSTKKGSITSVQAVYVPADDLTDPAPATTFAHLDATTVLSRKIAELGIYPAVDPLDSTSRILTKEILGKEHYDCAQRVKELLQRYKELQDIIAILGMEELSEEDKLAVGRARRVQRFLSQPFHVAEQFTGIPGVLVDIKETIKGFNMIMDGELDHLPEAAFNLKGTIEEAIEAGEKMLAEA